A region of the Phaseolus vulgaris cultivar G19833 chromosome 11, P. vulgaris v2.0, whole genome shotgun sequence genome:
TATAcaaagagagagaagaaagaaaatattgaaaCATTGGGTTGATCCAATGCTAAGAcccaaaacatgaaaaaaaaactccaaTATCTGATAAATATGTTTAGTTCGATAATAATTCTAttcatttcaaaataataataacatatatataattaagatatttacagacacattaagtatgaaaattAATCCATCAGTGTCGTCCATTCAAAAGAAAACCCTATTAAACGTTGGAGAAAAAAAAGCTGAATAGTTTTTGAATGGAGTCGATGATAAACTTATTCAATCCCTTACAAATAAGGGCACGTAGCAATGCATGCCCAATGAAGAACAATAGCTAACATGACCACAAAGACTCGCCCATGTTGGGGTGATCAACGACCATGTCCATGGAAAAAAGGGAGTTGGTGGTGGCCATGGCAAGTCTTCTTGGTGGAGACAGGTTTTGTGAGGATGAATTGGAGGGTGCAGGAACTGGTTTTGGTTGGTGAGAGGAACTTGAAACCTGGCTCATTCTCATCTGCACCACCTCTGCTTCTGCAAGTGCCAACTGGGTTCGTAAAACATCAACTTGTTGCTGCAGAGAGGATATGGCTCCCACACATCCATACACGGGATCTCTCACCCTTGCATTCGCTTCATACACCATTGAACTCACAGCATCACTTCGTTGGTACTCTGCTAGCTCCTGAAACAATGTTATAACCCATTCAATCCACCTCAGAAACTTCTTAGCACTCACTTCAGTTAGTATTTTAAcactttgttgttgttgtttttatacaaattaaagcATTTTTATGAATGTTCCAACTCTTGTGAAAACATATGTTTGAGATCAAAATGTCTCTTGTTTTTTTGTAGGATTTTATATAGATCATTATGGAAACTGTAGGTACCTGTAATGTAACACACCACCATGTTGAAGATAATACTGAAAgtcttattataattaaattataaataaattgtaaattttattttattatttaatttttcaaagttgaataagatttaaattcatattaTAAAGCATTtggataattaattatgttaattcATATTAAAGATCCATGCCaattaaaaattagaattaaattatacatatataattataaatgaaatataaatcttattttataaatataattttgtaaattaagTTGAACCTAAAATATATATCATTTACCattacaaaagaatcatgaaatagaaataaattttagacacaaaaaataattagttgatatattgactaaattaaatattattttaaaaattaaaaaaattattggtatctaaattagtttttattactcataaataatttttaaattagcattaattaactatcaaattttaactatcgagattttatctattaattctgaaatctaaataattgatagttaaaaccttagtagttaattaaatatcaataatttaaatactaatatttttttagtttttaaaataatataaaatctagttaatataataattaattaatttttatttttaaaattgatttttatttaataatttttaagtaGTAGTGTATTATTAAACTTGTCTTTATTCTAAAGGTGGAGATTGAGTTATACTTGTAATCAAATAATTAACATTTAGTTAACAGATTTGGAGGTTAAGAAAGTATCTTATATTATCATAGCATGCAAGAGAATATATCACAGAAAAGAATGGAGAATGGGTTTTTTGAGGGTGTTCTTGTGCTGCTAGAATCTTAATGAAGATGGTAGATTGAAAGTGATGTCCCACTTCATTTTTGCATCTGTTGAACAGGTACAGTGCAGCatgaaaaaagtaaaaaagaaaacactttAACATAAAGAACTCTTCCATGATTGGATGGAAGATTCTAAGTGAGGTGTCTGATATGCAGTGCATGTGTGTAACATGGCTTTAGCAATGATTATCAGAACAAATTGGGAGGTGAGTGAAGAATTTTGGTTGCTTACAAAAAGCTACACATCACACTCAATTAGGTTACAATGATTTGTGTGAACATGtgtgaaaaagtgaagttatTAGCCTTAACTTGAGTACAGGTGAAAGGAATATTCAGGTGGAAGTTATGGGTATGAGATGTTGACCTAATTGCATGTGTAGACTGGTTTTTTGAAGTTAATCCATGGTAAAATGATGAAAATCATCTTTCTATATGCTTGGTCAAAAAAGAGTTGCATGAATAATAAGGTGTATGTGGACACTTTGTGCTTCATTGGGGAAAACAAAACATGAAGTTTTGTTGACTAAAGAGAATATATAATAGTATGAAAATCATAACCATGGCTTAAATAAAGGATGCAATAGACTAGGACAATAATATACACCATGTGATATCATAATATGTATCAAAATTTTGGCTGCTagtaagaatttaaaataatagttaatacTATATTGTTTACCACTCAtggttattatatatatatatatatataaagaattattaaataataattaaatttaaaaatagaaaaaataattagtcattatattgactaagttaaatatcttttaaaaattaaaagattattagtatttaaagtaatgtattttctattattagtaaaaaaattataaaataatttttaaattatatctaatattaaagttttagttattaatattttaaattaattttaaaagattaatagaaattaatttagaatataaaataattagtaaaaaaattggttagatactaatttagaatttaatttttaaatttttttaataattaaaactataatttaaatattaataatttttttactttattaaatgatatctaatttagtcaataactaattattttgaaatttaaattagtttcaaaatttaataatttcttttgtaatgtatttaatcaattttaatttggttcaaTATTACATTTCTAAAATACCAAAATAGAATTTAAGATGAAATTTGCATCGTGTTCATTTAAGATCGAAATTTTCAATCCAATAATGAGTTGGCAATGTTTTCTAATAATATAAGTATCTATTAATAACTATGCATTGCAAAATTATAAACAACATTTACATGTCACTATTTAACTAAagaactaaataaaaatatataatttcttttataaagattgatgttagatattattatgcaacttgacatttcAGCATAGCTGACACCTTAAGTAATAACAATAACATGTCTTTAACATTTCAGCTATGCTAAGACCTTAAATGATAACAATCATATGTCATCACACTATCACATGATACAAGATTTTCtttcattacttttttttattctcattgttttttctttcatagcatttggtatatatatatatatatatatatatatatatatatatatatatatatatatgaatatgaTGAACATAATTAGTTAGTTAAAAGAGATATGATGGTATGTCATGAATGTGTCATGCTTACAAAAGAACAtttcatatataattaatttagcCAGCAGTTGAAATATCTTGATCTGGGAAATCAAAATCACTTTCAGACATGCATAAGTCTCCATCAATGTAACCCATGATTttaaagagaaaagagaaaaagatgAACTCTATaagcttttttttcttcttctttcttaaaTATCATTGATTAAACGAACCCAGCATTAAAAAAGGTAACTGGTGgtcataaagaaagaaaagaatacaAATTACAATTCATggccaataataataataataataattacgtTTCATATCTTTTTAACTTTATCTTCTTGACACTGGGTGTAGCTTCTGAGCACTAAAGCTAATTTATATATACTTCATCCTTTgtcttctttatatatatatatatgctaagGAATCATACTTTAATAAAGAAGAACGATTATTGTAGATTTTGTCAAATTTTTTCATagatgtttttaaaaaaacaataataaagttttttcataatgaattaaaattaatttatgtattaattaatattaatttatagatttatttatttattttaaaattgtttataaaaaaagttgtataaataaaatatatgtattattaagtttacacaaaaaaattattaaataaaaactaattttagagataaaaaaataatttattattatattgactaaattagagattaaaaaattatttgtatttaaattattttttattattgataaataatttttaaattagtatttaattaattattaattttaaatttaagtaattaatatctaaaacatagataattaattagatactaattaaaaataatttattaataataaaaactaatttaaatatcaataaacttttaatttttagaataatatttagtttaatcaatataacagttaattattttttttttaaaaattaattcttatttaataattttataatagtatTAAATAACTGTAATTAAGTACTACGGAAGTTAAAGcggaaaaaaaacaaagaatgaGTAAGCCCTTTAAACTTTGTTGGAAGACTACTTTCTTCTTCcataataactataatttagTAAGTaactttatttaagaaaattaaaggCATTAAggaaatatcaatatttttcatgataGTAAGCAGAAACAGAAAACCCTAGAGCAAGTACTGATTTTTCTCTGAGAAATATCATAGAATGAAAGTATTGcataaaatagatgaagatatGAGTATATGctgtttttcatttctttttatcTGATCAGCACGTGACTCTGTGTGTATGTTATGTTAACCTTGCTGATCAGATTCTTCCCAATATAAATAAGCTACTTTTGGCAAAGCTGCTAAAATCTAGCAAGTGGATCTTCTATTCCATCACTTTCCTTGCTTAATACACTGATCTCTCTCTCAGACACTCACTGCTTAATACATCACTTTCCTTGCTAAATCACAGAATGTAAATCCAAGTAAACTATGTATATAGAATAcacatcatatatatatatatatatgtgtgtgtgttagGTTAAATTATTGCTATGGTGGTTTACTATAGCCATTAGTTACTTTGCAGTTTGAGACCAAAAGTAGCTGCAGCTTCTTGTCCAATACTTTTTCCTTATGTTGTATCTATTTTACCATAACTATTGCAGAAGTAAGAATTGTGTATGATGTTTTAATGTCTGCTTTAAAAAAGTGCAACCTATAGGATCCAAGTTGACCAACCCTAATGAAAGTGATTGGGAAGTTCTTTAGTAGATTTGACTGCTAAAGAATGATAAATATATCATGAGCAGATAGTATATATCATGAGCAGATAGTTTAGGTTCTTTACGGTAGTTGtagggttatttttttttcagagtAGTTATTTGGAAGAATTTGTGTTGTTAGGTTTTTATCGTTGTTTCGTatgtatatattgtttattattgataaaaaaaatgaaagggtGTTTGAGAATTGAACCTGTAACATTTTGTTGACATTGCTAGCCCCAAAAACCTTGTGCACACTGGCAAACTTATGGGGCTCATCTGCAGGAAAATAAGGAGCAAAGACACAGTCCTGTGCGCATCTCCTTCGAAGAAGCTTGCATGCTGCACATGGTGACAGTGTACCTTGTTTTCTACCAGCATCCTTCATTTCTTGAGGGAGAAGAAGAATAGGTCAATATGATAAGCACTTTGAGCTGAAAGATTCAGTTGGAACCTGGAGAAAGCAAGTTGGGTAGGGTAAGTTATTGTAGGATTGAAAATGAGCAAAGGAAAAACTTGATCGATGGAAAGGGGAGAGGGGGTCTTAAGGAGTGTGGACATGATGTTATATAGAGACGTTTTGGGACAGAAAATCTTGGAAGGGTCCCATGAAAGACGAGCCTCTAGATTTTGCTAGACAAAATCATGGATGTTGATAAGATCTTTTGCCCCCACatgtacattattttttttttgacactttgtttcttttgtttttcatgtttaacatatatatattcTCATGTTTTGAACAAACTGCTGATTTTTATTCAAAAGGGACATGTTATTTCCCTTTCTTCATCTTTTTATTGTTTACAAGGTAAACATAGAATCAATCACTTTGTAGAATATTAGTAATCAGTTTGTAGAATATTACTATTGTTGCGGTTTCTTATTTGGCGTTTTTTGTGGATCGGATACAAGAGTTAATTGGAAGGGAAATATGCCTTCACACAGATTGAGAATcattttattactaataggAATGTTGACTAGTGCTAAAACGGTGTTTAATGAAAATTATAGACATTGTTTGAAAGTCACATATCGTAAAAAAAATggataatattttcttaaaatatgaaCATATAAGTGGGGacacactagtacaaaatatcaCTATAACGACACTATATAAAGACAGTTTAGTTAAAACCATCGTTAAAAAAAACGATGGCAAACTTGTAATTATAAAGCAAACAGAAGCATTTATAATGACGATTTTTTGGGAGGATTCGTCGTTACTTTAAGGTTCAACGAAAATAAGGACGGTTCTGGAAAGGAACCGTCGTTACTTTTTAGGGTTTCAAAAATTTCGCGCACTCATTTGGCAGCAGACTTCATTTTCGCTCCTCCTTCACTCTTACACACTTCACTTTTTCTCCGTCTTCACTCCTCCTTCACTCTTACACACTTCACTTTTTCTCCGTCTTCACTCCTGGCCACTACAATAGCGCCTCTGCTCCTCACTCACTGTGTTGATCGCCATTGCTTTACGTCGCTGTTCTCACTCATTGTGCAGTGGATTATGCTCGTCACCGTAAACCCAACACCACCGACCAACTCCCATTTTCACTTTGCTACGCTCATCGTGCCCACGCCATGAACCAGTTGCCACCGCGCCACCAACTAACTCACCAACGCCGTGTGTCGCACCAGTGACGTCACGTGTTGCCCTAGCCGTCGTCGCGGCGCCACGAACCAACTCACCAACGTCGCGTGCTGCCAACCTCCTCCGCGTGCCGCACTAGCCACGCAACATGTTGCCCTAGCGGTCGTCGCGGCGCCATGAACCAGCTTCCACCACGTCACGAACTAGCTCACCAATTGCGTGTCGCCATCCTCCTCTGCGTGCTGCACCAGCCATGTCGCATGTTGCCCTAGCTGTCGTCGCGTCCCGCGCCCTCCATCGCGTGTTGCCCTAGTCGTCGTCGCATCCAGCGCCCGCTCTGGAAAACTTCCCTTTTCCTCAACTCCACCGTGCGCGCTAGAAagcaaaatgtaaaaaggtTACTCTCTCCTTCATTTCACTTCTCATTGCTTCTCATTCTTCTTTTTTGCTAATTCAACATGGCAGAGTCAATTTGGGTCTTCAAGGTGTGgtttttaaaatcaatattgGCTAACATGTGATGTATTATTGTATCTTATTAATGTGGAAACCCTTGTAAgcgaagaaaaataaaactaaaacattGATCTTCTTACTAGCATAAACAATATATGTATTCCATTTCAGTATTTTCCATTTATGATTACTTGTAACACGATGATGTTTTGATTGTGTCCATGAGAGAATTTGATTTCTCCCAATAGAAATATTTGGAGATGATATTTGTTTTCTGGGGCCACCTGCGCTGTGAATATTTGATCGTTACCCATGGTGGTGTGTGAAGGGGAAACCAGAAGGATGAAGAGAACTAAAACCACTGGAATTAATGGGTGTTAGGTAGGAATTTAAAGGCAATTTTTGCATAAGAATGTATAATATTTTAGTGTTATTAATGTGTTTTAATTGGAATTGTTTATAGCATTTTAAGGATGTTATTATACAAATTAATAGATTAAATAATAGATGATAATAGTTCATGAAATGTTTAATTCtacaaattatcaaaataaaacttcaaattcaGATTGGATAAAAAACACTGTATTTCATATTGGAGccgtctttaaaaatattttttaaattgttatttacTAGTCAAAGTAACGACGATTGATTACATGTGTCGTTATAGTTcatttataacgacggttctccAATTGTCGTTATAAGTGACTTGTTTATAACGATACTCAGAATAACAACGGTTTAGGAACCGTCTTTATATGTACtttttaaccgtcgttaatgTCTATTTCTGTAATAGTGAATAATTGTTACCTATGGGCTATTTTAATCACCCTCCAAATCCTCTTTCATGTGTGCTCATTGGTTTTTCCAGTTTTAAAAGCTTTGAACGTTTTGCACTACTACTGGTACATCCTTTGCCACTTATTTgcattatttgtttgttttttcttccatttttaattattaatgttgCGTTTTGGT
Encoded here:
- the LOC137833208 gene encoding LOB domain-containing protein 4-like, encoding MKDAGRKQGTLSPCAACKLLRRRCAQDCVFAPYFPADEPHKFASVHKVFGASNVNKMLQELAEYQRSDAVSSMVYEANARVRDPVYGCVGAISSLQQQVDVLRTQLALAEAEVVQMRMSQVSSSSHQPKPVPAPSNSSSQNLSPPRRLAMATTNSLFSMDMVVDHPNMGESLWSC